The following coding sequences lie in one Fundulus heteroclitus isolate FHET01 chromosome 20, MU-UCD_Fhet_4.1, whole genome shotgun sequence genomic window:
- the LOC105928033 gene encoding adenosine receptor A1, with protein MELEKAIYTSVEVFIAVCCCLGNMLVVLALWKTRSIQQPTYCLIVSLAVADFLVGAVAIPLAVLVDGQVKTSFHTCLFISCVVILLTLVSVLCLTAIAVDRYLRLSLPFWYRKTVTWRHSYSVAAACWVVAIPLSFTPMLGWHESSHNFTNSECRFVSVIPADYLVYFNFFLCTLAPLLAITVLYSYIFFYIRENLRQKPGNGAQNQSQNYLRREKQLASSLALVLALFALSWLPLHIMNCITLFNKSKPVSIIAFHVGIALSHANSAVNPVVYAFKVKKIRKAYLNIWERYTSREGESQQGQTSKSDDMLSCNNIIEPNDN; from the exons ATGGAATTGGAAAAAGCGATTTACACTTCGGTGGAAGTCTTCATAGCtgtctgctgctgcctggggAACATGTTGGTGGTTTTGGCTCTGTGGAAAACTAGAAGCATCCAACAACCCACCTATTGCCTCATTGTGTCTCTGGCTGTAGCTGACTTTCTTGTTGGCGCCGTGGCTATACCGTTGGCTGTACTGGTGGATGGCCAAGTGAAGACTTCCTTCCACACTTGTCTTTTCATCAGCTGCGTGGTCATCCTGCTAACCCTGGTCTCGGTCCTCTGTCTGACGGCCATTGCTGTGGACCGTTACCTGCgcctctctctccctttctg GTACAGAAAGACTGTAACATGGAGGCATTCTTATTCTGTGGCTGCTGCATGCTGGGTTGTTGCCATACCACTGAGTTTTACCCCCATGCTCGGATGGCATGAAAGCTCGCACAACTTTACAAATTCAGAATGCAGGTTTGTGAGTGTGATTCCTGCTGATTACCTGGTGTACTTCAACTTCTTTCTCTGCACCTTAGCACCATTGCTGGCGATTACCGTATTGTATAGCTACATTTTCTTCTACATTCGAGAAAATCTCAGACAGAAACCAGGCAACGGCGCCCAAAACCAGTCGCAAAACTACCTAAGGAGGGAGAAACAGCTGGCGTCCTCTTTGGCTCTGGTTTTGGCCCTTTTCGCCCTTTCCTGGCTCCCTCTTCACATAATGAACTGCATCACATTGTTTAATAAGTCAAAGCCGGTGAGCATTATCGCTTTCCATGTCGGCATCGCCCTTTCTCATGCTAATTCGGCGGTGAACCCAGTCGTGTATGCATTTAAAGTAAAGAAGATCAGGAAAGCGTACCTAAACATCTGGGAACGGTATACTTCTCGCGAAGGAGAAAGTCAGCAAGGTCAAACCAGCAAGAGCGACGACATGCTGAGCTGCAACAATATCATTGAGCCCAATGACAACTGA